In the Acetonema longum DSM 6540 genome, one interval contains:
- a CDS encoding FecCD family ABC transporter permease has translation MMTAAKNYWILAGSFLALAMVVLLVLMIGSARIPAGEVYAVVMHRIFGLVTATVDPSLEVIVCDIRWPRLALAIVAGSALAASGAVYQTLFRNPLADPYILGVSSGAALGAALSIAFFQSAFLTVFAFMGGCGAVAVVYALGQRWHSRDSRQLLLAGIALGAMLNAFLSCIMAVFTQQLHAIVFWLMGSLANPVDNLAALAGLVLCGILVLMIFAGDLDVLLTGEESAKLLGVNVTQVRAVSLAATTLLTSIVVAVIGIIGFVGLIVPHLARSFVGPGHKLLLPVSAVWGAILLLTADAITRYFTSLVTIPVGVVTAMLGGPFFLYVLLSLGDSKR, from the coding sequence ATGATGACAGCGGCAAAAAATTATTGGATTCTGGCCGGATCTTTCCTGGCCCTCGCAATGGTAGTCCTGCTGGTCTTGATGATCGGCTCCGCCCGGATTCCGGCGGGTGAGGTATATGCCGTAGTGATGCACCGGATATTCGGATTGGTAACCGCAACCGTGGACCCCTCCCTGGAAGTGATTGTCTGTGATATCCGCTGGCCCCGTCTGGCCCTGGCCATAGTGGCCGGCAGCGCTTTGGCGGCTTCCGGCGCCGTATATCAGACCTTATTCCGCAATCCTTTGGCCGATCCGTATATACTCGGCGTTTCTTCCGGCGCCGCCTTGGGGGCTGCTTTGTCCATTGCCTTTTTTCAGTCGGCCTTTCTGACGGTGTTCGCGTTTATGGGCGGCTGCGGGGCGGTGGCGGTGGTATATGCCCTGGGACAGCGCTGGCATAGCCGGGATTCCCGGCAGCTTCTGCTGGCGGGGATTGCCCTAGGAGCCATGCTGAACGCTTTTCTCAGCTGTATTATGGCGGTGTTTACCCAGCAGCTCCATGCCATCGTTTTCTGGCTGATGGGCAGTCTGGCCAATCCGGTGGACAACCTGGCAGCCCTGGCAGGTTTGGTGCTGTGCGGCATACTGGTTTTAATGATTTTTGCCGGTGATCTGGACGTGCTGTTGACCGGGGAAGAATCAGCCAAGCTCCTGGGTGTGAATGTAACTCAGGTACGGGCTGTATCTCTGGCGGCCACTACTCTTTTAACCAGCATTGTGGTGGCGGTCATCGGTATCATCGGCTTTGTGGGACTGATCGTGCCGCATCTGGCCCGCAGCTTTGTCGGGCCGGGGCATAAACTGCTGCTGCCGGTCAGTGCTGTCTGGGGCGCTATTCTTCTGCTGACAGCCGATGCCATAACCCGGTACTTTACCAGCTTGGTGACGATTCCGGTAGGAGTGGTGACCGCCATGCTGGGCGGACCCTTCTTTTTATATGTACTATTATCCCTGGGCGATAGCAAGAGGTGA
- a CDS encoding ABC transporter ATP-binding protein encodes MTDKLLTVDDLSAGYGNQPLLHNISFSLEPGETLSIIAPNGAGKSTLLKCITGLLPLMAGGIQLKGKPMTAWSRRELARMIAMVRTEETENPFPAEQVVLMGRYAHIPRFSPPSSDDWAIVRTAMEQTGIWHKRQAVMAELSQGEKQKVLIARAIAQCPDILLLDEPTSHLDVANQYIILSMIKKLAQERRTAILAVIHDINLALQFSTRLMIIHNGQIAAIGSGDEILASNVLESVYGIPFQILRHNRVAYVHAYSEMNYGGIGS; translated from the coding sequence ATGACGGATAAGCTGCTGACAGTTGATGACTTGAGCGCCGGCTATGGCAATCAGCCGCTGCTGCACAATATCTCCTTTTCCTTGGAACCGGGGGAGACTTTAAGCATCATTGCGCCTAACGGCGCCGGCAAGTCCACCCTGTTAAAATGTATCACCGGCCTGCTGCCGCTCATGGCGGGCGGCATCCAGCTAAAGGGGAAGCCTATGACTGCCTGGTCCCGGCGAGAGCTGGCCCGGATGATAGCCATGGTGCGGACCGAAGAAACTGAAAATCCCTTTCCAGCGGAGCAAGTGGTGCTTATGGGCCGCTACGCCCATATTCCCCGCTTTTCACCGCCATCATCCGATGACTGGGCGATTGTCCGGACGGCCATGGAACAAACCGGCATCTGGCACAAGCGTCAGGCTGTCATGGCTGAACTGAGCCAGGGTGAAAAACAGAAAGTTCTGATCGCCCGGGCCATTGCCCAGTGCCCGGACATCCTGCTCCTGGATGAACCTACGTCCCACCTGGACGTGGCCAATCAGTACATTATCCTGTCCATGATCAAAAAGCTGGCCCAAGAGAGGCGGACGGCCATCCTGGCTGTAATCCACGATATCAACCTGGCCTTGCAGTTCAGCACACGGCTGATGATCATCCATAACGGACAAATCGCAGCTATAGGCAGCGGTGATGAGATATTGGCCAGCAATGTGCTGGAGTCTGTTTACGGCATTCCGTTTCAAATTTTGCGGCATAACCGGGTGGCTTATGTCCACGCCTATAGTGAAATGAATTATGGGGGAATAGGCTCATGA
- a CDS encoding MotA/TolQ/ExbB proton channel family protein produces the protein MRKLNLGSLYLGKLNWKKLNWRELNRLQRCGILAFAALIVTGIVFTDFFIQIFTVFHKGGLVMYPLLLCSILTVAIAVERYYPYKRASDDGAVFRKALATLVMAEQWEQAAELCRSDSSAGAYIAKTAISLRHSRHLVEGSLEKVAAQQAAKLRERLSYLETIVTMSPLLGLLGTVVGMIQSFSVMNIREGQPYAITGGVGEALIATATGLCVAILALVVHTVYQQWLDQVITDMEETGWLVLEALQREGSE, from the coding sequence ATGAGAAAATTAAACCTGGGAAGTTTATATCTGGGAAAACTAAACTGGAAAAAACTCAATTGGAGAGAGCTAAACCGCCTACAACGCTGCGGAATTCTGGCTTTTGCCGCTCTAATAGTCACGGGCATCGTTTTTACTGACTTTTTTATACAGATATTTACCGTATTTCACAAAGGCGGCCTGGTGATGTATCCGCTCTTGCTATGTTCCATCCTGACGGTGGCCATTGCGGTAGAACGTTATTACCCTTATAAGCGAGCATCTGACGACGGGGCGGTTTTTCGCAAGGCACTGGCGACGCTGGTGATGGCAGAACAGTGGGAACAGGCGGCAGAGCTTTGTCGGTCTGACTCAAGCGCCGGCGCTTACATCGCCAAAACCGCGATTTCCCTCCGTCACAGCCGGCATCTGGTGGAAGGCAGCCTGGAAAAGGTTGCGGCTCAGCAAGCCGCTAAACTGCGGGAGAGATTAAGCTATCTGGAGACCATTGTAACCATGTCGCCGTTGTTGGGGCTTTTAGGCACAGTTGTGGGTATGATCCAGTCCTTTAGCGTAATGAATATCCGGGAGGGACAACCCTATGCCATTACCGGCGGCGTAGGGGAAGCTCTGATCGCCACGGCCACCGGCCTGTGCGTGGCCATCCTGGCCCTGGTGGTGCATACAGTCTACCAGCAGTGGCTGGACCAGGTGATTACCGACATGGAAGAAACCGGCTGGCTGGTCCTTGAGGCTCTCCAACGGGAGGGATCAGAGTGA
- a CDS encoding ExbD/TolR family protein, which translates to MRLRSQRQEGQPKLMIIPMIDIMFFLLVFFMLSTLYMVEQRIFPVSLPQATTAKLDMQKQIPITVAADGRIWLEQEEIPRSLLGERVKVEIGRNPETLFILRADKKAEYGEVVSVLDELKHHGVRRVSVATEAKPGTAETAPDRT; encoded by the coding sequence GTGAGATTACGCTCTCAGCGCCAGGAAGGACAGCCAAAGCTGATGATCATTCCCATGATTGACATCATGTTTTTTCTGTTGGTATTTTTCATGCTCAGCACCCTCTACATGGTAGAACAGCGTATTTTTCCGGTGTCATTGCCTCAGGCCACCACGGCCAAACTGGATATGCAGAAGCAAATACCCATTACCGTTGCCGCTGACGGCAGAATTTGGCTGGAGCAGGAAGAGATTCCCCGGTCTCTTTTGGGTGAGCGTGTTAAAGTGGAAATAGGCCGCAACCCGGAGACTCTGTTTATTCTGCGGGCCGACAAAAAAGCGGAATACGGCGAGGTTGTCAGTGTCCTGGATGAATTAAAGCATCATGGCGTCAGACGGGTCAGTGTGGCTACCGAAGCCAAGCCGGGGACCGCTGAAACGGCCCCTGACCGGACGTAA
- a CDS encoding ABC transporter ATP-binding protein/permease, giving the protein MPAEPRISRLALSYWLGGNRLQAWALTFLVTACTIILVVLNMLLNKWQASFYDCLQQYDLPGFIKSLLQFLGFSAVLVMASGYQSYMRMLLNIRWRRWLTDKYIDLWLRNLTYYQLNLAGSTPNPEQHISEDIQLFVTHSLDLAAGLLRHLVTLLVFSAILWQLSGVVTLAIAHYTIHLSGYLFWLALLYSIAGTCLTVRIGRPLFVYNIRQQTHEAEFRSCLGRIKEYDESVALYQGEVSERTSLIFHFQEIMRNYRRITDSTRSVTLVSAAYMQISVVFAFLAASPRYFNHEIQLGQLFEISGAYWYVHSALSYLIDSFGTFARWKAVASRLETFSRKMSEVRHSTRPCGVITYTPKNHLKLKNLTIWSQSNQAVLKNLTLDLQPQDRLLISGPAGCGKTTLIRAIAGVWPYLTGAIIKPENHTMLFLPQKPYIPPGSLRAALLYPAPALAASDARLYEILDICRLSRLIGHLDKADDWGKIMSLGEQQCLSFARALLRRPAWLFLDEATASLDLQTERHLYLSLEENIAGLTVVSVGHREALRSYHTLNLTVDSAGGWRLAPIDKFGSSTETRSEFGLRPALNNDCRRNCSLSRT; this is encoded by the coding sequence TTGCCGGCAGAACCGCGGATCAGTCGTTTAGCTTTATCCTACTGGCTTGGCGGCAATCGACTGCAGGCATGGGCGCTGACTTTTCTCGTTACAGCCTGTACTATCATTCTTGTCGTACTGAATATGCTCTTAAATAAATGGCAGGCCAGCTTCTACGACTGCCTGCAGCAATATGATTTGCCGGGATTTATAAAAAGTTTACTGCAGTTTCTCGGCTTCTCGGCCGTCTTGGTTATGGCCTCCGGTTACCAAAGTTATATGCGGATGCTGCTCAACATCCGCTGGCGCCGCTGGCTTACTGACAAGTATATTGACCTGTGGCTGCGCAATCTTACTTATTACCAGTTAAATCTGGCAGGCTCCACACCTAATCCCGAGCAGCATATCAGCGAGGATATCCAGCTTTTTGTCACCCATAGCCTGGATTTAGCGGCGGGTCTGCTGCGCCATCTGGTGACGCTGCTGGTTTTTTCGGCGATTCTCTGGCAATTGTCAGGGGTGGTGACGCTTGCCATCGCCCATTATACTATTCATTTATCCGGTTATCTCTTTTGGCTGGCCCTGCTGTACTCCATTGCCGGCACCTGTCTGACCGTACGCATCGGGCGGCCGCTTTTCGTTTACAATATCAGGCAGCAAACCCATGAGGCCGAATTTCGTTCTTGTCTCGGCCGCATTAAGGAATACGATGAAAGTGTGGCTTTATACCAGGGAGAAGTCAGTGAGAGAACGAGTCTCATCTTCCATTTTCAGGAGATTATGCGAAATTATCGCCGTATCACAGATTCTACCCGGTCAGTGACCCTGGTATCGGCGGCATATATGCAAATCTCTGTGGTCTTTGCCTTTTTGGCAGCCTCTCCCCGCTATTTTAACCATGAAATCCAGCTCGGCCAGTTGTTTGAAATATCGGGGGCCTACTGGTACGTCCACTCTGCCTTGTCCTATCTGATCGACAGTTTCGGGACATTCGCCCGCTGGAAGGCGGTTGCTTCCCGCCTGGAAACATTCAGTCGGAAAATGTCTGAGGTGCGTCATTCAACCAGGCCTTGCGGCGTTATCACCTATACGCCGAAGAATCATCTAAAACTGAAAAACCTCACAATATGGTCTCAATCGAATCAAGCTGTATTGAAAAATTTAACTCTGGACTTGCAGCCTCAGGACCGCCTTTTGATCAGCGGGCCGGCCGGCTGCGGCAAAACCACTCTAATTCGGGCGATAGCCGGTGTCTGGCCCTATCTCACAGGCGCCATCATTAAACCGGAGAATCATACCATGCTGTTTTTGCCGCAAAAGCCTTACATCCCGCCGGGTTCCCTGCGGGCGGCGCTGCTCTATCCCGCGCCGGCGTTAGCGGCGTCTGATGCCAGGCTGTATGAAATATTGGATATCTGTCGCCTGTCACGGTTGATTGGTCATTTGGACAAGGCGGATGATTGGGGTAAAATCATGTCTTTAGGTGAGCAGCAATGCCTGTCCTTTGCCCGGGCACTGCTCCGCCGCCCAGCCTGGCTGTTTCTGGATGAAGCCACGGCAAGCCTGGACCTGCAAACCGAGCGGCATCTCTACCTATCGCTGGAAGAAAACATTGCCGGCCTTACAGTAGTCAGTGTCGGCCACCGGGAGGCGCTGCGCTCTTATCATACCCTTAACCTGACTGTCGACAGCGCCGGCGGCTGGCGGCTCGCTCCCATAGACAAATTCGGATCGAGTACAGAAACTCGGTCCGAATTTGGGCTGCGTCCGGCGTTAAACAATGATTGCCGCAGGAACTGTTCACTTTCACGCACTTGA